Below is a genomic region from Phytohabitans houttuyneae.
CTCGCGGTAGGTGTGCTCGTGGACCCGTTCGAAGGTCAGCGAGTCCGCGAAGCTGAGCCGGCGCGCGGCGGTGCGTTCCACGAAGCCCTGGTTTCGCACGAAGAGGACGGTCCGCTCGTACTCGCCCTCGGCCCGCGCGACCTCCTCGCGCAGCAGGCGGGACGGCGGCAGGCCGAGGTGGCGGCACAGCGCCAGCGTGCAGACCGGCGAGCGGTCGAAGAACGTGACGCCGCCCGCCGCCGCGGCCGCGAAGCGCCGCCGCTGCAGGGCCGCGACCTGGTCCACGAAGTCGTGCTCGCGCCACGGCTCGGCCCGCCCGAGCGCCCGCCACAGCGCGATCACGTCGGTGGCGGCCTCCTCCACAACGGCGTGGCCGTCGAGCTCGAGCTGGCGCAGGATCGCGGTCTTACCGGAGCCGGGCGTGCCGGTCAGGATGTACGCAGGCATGGTCGTCCCTCGCAGGGTCAGGATCGGGAGGCGGCCCCGCGAAATCCGAGAGCGGTGCTCGATCGGTGCGGTGCCTCGACCAGCGTACCTATCGTGGCGGTCATGCAGGCTGAGTGGACGACGGCCGATGTGTGGGTCTTCGCCGCGATCGAGGGGAGCGGGCCGGACGACGGCTACACGCTGGCCCAGATCGTTGCCAAGGCCGACGGCATCAACCACGCCATCCTGCTGGAGCGGGAGCTCACCCAGGCCGTGCCGCGGCTGCTCGCCGCCGGCCTGATCGGCGCCGACGCCGAAGCCGACCGCTACTGGCACACCGAGGCCGGGCGCGCGCTGCGGCAGCGCTGGATCAAGCGGGGCGGCCTGTTCAGCTGGGGCAAGGCGATGATGCCCGCGCTGCGCCGGATGGGCCCGCCGCAGGACGGGGAGTGGCGGCTGCCGGCCGGGGCGTTCGAGCGCGCCGTCCAGGCCCATCTGGCCTGGGGCGAGTCGATGCTCAAGCGCCGAAGGAGCTAGAAGCAGCAGATCAGAGCTACCGCGATGTCCGCGGTGGTCCGGACCGTTGCTCCCGCGGTCTCACCGTCCGCGGTGGGCGATCTCCCGCGGTCTCACCCTCCGCGGTGGGGCGGGCCTCGTCTGCTCGTGGTGGGCGGGCTCCGGCGGTCTCATCGTTCGTGGTGGGTTAGATCCTGCGGCTCATCGTTCGTGGTGGGCGACTTCCGCGGTCTCACCGTTTGCGGTGGGCGAGTTCTGGCGGCCTCACCGTTCGCGGTGGGCGAGATCCCGCAGCCTTACCTCCGCGGTGCGCGATCTCACCCCGGCCCGCCAGGGAGTGGCGGCCCGATCCCTTGATCGGCGCCACTACCCCGGCGCCGAGTGCGAAGGACATCGCGGCAGATCGGGCCGATCCGCTAGCGCGCTTCGGTTTGTGCCGGCTCGGAGGTGGCGGCGGCCTGTGCGGGCAGTGTCGGTGGGTCGGGGGTGACCGGGTGGCGCAGGCCCGGGTGGTCGGCGGTCGGGCGGATCCGCTAGCGCGCTTCGGTTTGTGCCGGCTCGGAGGTGGCGGCGGACTGTGCGGGCAGTGTCGGTGGGTCGGGGGTGACCGGGTGGCGCAGGCCCGGGCGGTCGCGGATCCGCTAGCGTGCCTCGGTCTGTGCCGGCTCGGAGGTGGCGGCGGACTGTGCGGGCAGCGTCGGTGGGTCGGGTGTGACCGGGTGGCGCAGGCCCGGGTGGTCGGCGGGCAGCGTGCGGCGGATCACCCACCAGCTCACGGCCAGGCAGGCGGCGACCAGCGGCCAGGTCAGGGCGGCCCGCGCGACGCCGAGCGCGGCCACCTGGTCGGCGGCGTAGAGGGGGAGGAAGACGGCGAGGCGCAGCGCGTACTGCAGGACCCAGATCCAGCTTGCCCGGCCGTAGGCGCGCAGCAGGTCCGGGTCGCGGCGCCACCGGGTGCGCTGGCGCAGGACCGCGCCGACGATCACGCCCAGCAGCGGCCACCGCAGGACGATGCTGACCGCCCAGACGAGGGCGCTGGCGGCGTTGGAGACGAGCTGGAGCAGGAAGAAGTCGGCGGCGCGGCCGGTGCGGACCGCGATCAGGGCGGCCACGCAGACGGCGAGCAGGCCGACAAGAGCGGCGCCGGGCTTGGCGCCGCGCGACAGTCGCCAGACGGCGACGGCGGCGCCGGCCACGAGCGCGGCGATCACGCCGCCCCACAGTGACTGGCCGCCGGCGAGCCAGCCGGCGGCGAACGCGAGCGGTGGTGCCGTCGCGTCCACCGCTCCGCGCCGACCTCCGAGCAGGTCAGCGAGCGACTCGTCCCTCACGTTAGGGAAGCCTAACTTAGTGAGATCCGCTCGTCACGCCTGCTCGGCCGTGGTGGCCTGCACCGCGAAGACGTCGGCGCGCCGGATCTGCGCGTCCTCGGGTGGCCCGGCGACCGGGGTGTGATAGGTGGCGACGCGCCGCAGCTGGCTCTCCGGCAGGTGCCGCCGGTCCGGGTCGCCCAGCAGGACGTGTGCGCCGCGCTCGACCGCCCGGGTCAGAAACGGCACGACCCGCTGTGCAATGGGCCCGTCGTAGAGGGCGTCGCCGGCGAGGACGACCTCCGCGCCGTCGCCGTCACCGTCCAGCATGTCGCCGGGGGCTGGGCTGATGGTGACGCCGTTGATCCGGGCGTTCGCGGCTATCGCGGCGATCGCGTACGGGTCGATGTCGTTGGCCGTCACGGCCTTGGCCCCGGCCAGCGCGGCGGCGATCGCCACGAGGCCGGATCCAGAGGCGATGTCGAGCACCGTGCGGCCCGCGACGGAGGCTGGATTATCGAGGATGTACCGGGCGAGAGCCTGGCCGCCGGCCCACGCGGACGCCCAGTAGGGCGCGCGCAAGGGCCGGCCCGCGGTAGCCTCCAGGCGCGCCCACAGGATGATGGCGTCCTCAGCGAGGAACAGCCTCACCTCTGGCACCAGCGGCGCGTGCGCGAGCCGGAGCTGGTCAAGGCTGGTGAATCCGGGCGCGTCCAATGTGTTCAGCTTGCACTCTCCACATAGGAGCGGCGGCCGGAGCCGGCGGCTCCGGCGCGTAGGCAGGACCTACCGCGTTGGCGTGCTCGACGCGCGCGGCGACGCCAACCCGAACTCAGCTCAGATCAGCCGGATGTTGGCAGCCTGCGGACCCTTCTGACCCTGCTGGATCTCGAACTCCACGCGCTGGTTTTCCTCGAGGCTGCGGTAGCCATCAGCGGAGATGGCGCTGTAGTGGGCGAACACGTCCGGGCCGTTGCCGTCCTGCGTGATGAAGCCAAAACCCTTGTCCGCGTTAAACCACTTGACCGTGCCGGTAGCCATGACTTTCTCCTTGTCGAAGGCCGATGGGGCCTACACCGTGTAGGCGCCCAGTCGCCGTGTTGATTCAATCCTCGTCCGGAAAAAGTCCGGAAAAACAAAGAACGCCTGGTGGTCTTCGTTACCAGGCGTTGGCAAAGTCCGTGGAAGTCCCAAAACCGCAACAGCGTAGAGGCTACCACGTTGGGGGAGGTGCCGCCGGGGAAACGGCGACTACGATGAGCGAGGCCATCGATCCCGGAGTTCGCGCGCCGCCCCTCGCGGCCGAAGCAGGAGACGATCACCACATGCACGTTCTCTTTCTAGGCGGTCCCTGGCACGGCGAGCGCCACGAGGTCATCCCGTCACGGCGGGCACGCGGCAGCGAAGGACTGCCCCAGCAGTACAGCGTGCGCGAGTCCCTCGGCGGCGCCCTCGCCGGCGAAGGCGGCGGCGCGCCGGCCGGCGACCGTGTCATCTACACCCGGCGGTTCGCTCAGGGCGCCGGCGAGCGGAGGGCGGTCTACGTGGCGCCCGACTACCGCGGGCCCGCCCGCGCGTAAGGCGAGCAGGCGACTACTCTCAGTCCCGCTTCGGGCGGGCTGAGAGTTCGCCGTAGAAGTCGTAGATCCTCGCAATCGCCGCGTCGAGGTCGACAAGGTCGATCGGCTTGGTGACGTAGGCGTTGGCGCGCCCGGCGTAGCTCGCGGAGATGTCCGAGGGCTGCTCCGACGTGGTCAGGATGACCACCGGGATCGTGGCCAGGGCCTGGTCGGACTTGACGGCGGCGAGGACCTGGCGGCCGTTCATCCGGGGCATGTTGAGGTCCAGCAGGATCAGGTCCGGCCGCGGCGCCTCGCTGTGGTCCGCCTCGCGGCGCAGAAAGGCGAGAGCCTCCACCCCGTCGTGCGTGACGTGCAGCCGCACCGGTGCGTGGTGCTCGGCGAATGCCTGCCGGATCAGGGCGATGTCCGCCTCGTCGTCGTCGACGAGCAGCACGTGGTAAGGGTGGTCCGGTTCGTTCGTCAAAAGACGCCTCTTCGCAAGGTGTAACCACGGACAGTCCGGCGTGAGCGTACCTCTGCGCCGGATCGGGTCTTGACCCTGACACCGTGTCAGCCGGCAGCATCGAGGTCGTGTTCGGGATCGGGGATTTCGCCGCGCTCGGCCGCGTGTCCGTGCGGATGCTGCGGCACTACGACGCGATCGGGCTGCTGCGGGCGGCCAGGACGGATCCGGCGACAGGGTACCGGTTCTACGAGGCCGACCAGCTGCGCCGGCTCAACCGGATCATCGCCATGAAGGACCTCGGGCTGACGCTCGGCCAGGTCGCGGACGTCCTCGACGACAAGGTCACGGTCGAGCAGTTGCACGGCATGCTCCGGCTGCGCCGGGCACAACTGGAGGCGCAGCTGGCCTCGGACGCCGCCCGGCTCGCGGGCGTCGAAGCGCGGCTGCGCATGATCGAGCAGGAGGGGCACATGAGCACCGAGGACGTGGTGTTGAAGCAGGTCGCACCGGCGCGGGTCGCGGAGCTGTCCGCGCTGGCCGCCAGCTACGAGGGCGAGGACATCGGCCCGGTGATCGTCCCGCTGTACGAGCAGATGTGGCAGCGGCTGGGCGCCGCCGGCATCCGCCCCAGCGGCGCGCCGGTCGCCTACTACGTGGCCGAGCCCGACGGGCAGGCGGTGACGGTGCACGCGGGCGTCGAGGTGGCGCCCGGCACGAGGGCGGACGACACCATCGACGTGGTGGATCTGCCGGGGATCGACTCCGCGGCGACGATCGTGCACCGCGGCCCGATGGAAGAGGCGTTCCGCAGCATGGAGATCCTCGCGCGGTGGATCGACGACAACGGCTACCAGCCGGTCGGTTTCGCCCGCGAGGTGTGCCTGCACTTCGACCCAGAAAGCCCGGCCAACTGGGTGCACGAGTTTCAGCTAGAGGTCGCCAAGCCCGATCCGGCGGCGGTGACTCCGCGTTGATCAGGGGCTTGGTGGGCGTGTCGGCCGGCGTGTCGACCCACGAACTCCCTGATCAACCGCCGAGGTCCGTTTGTGCCAGCGCAGCGGGCCGGGGTGCAGTGACCAGAGCAGGCGGCGCCACCAGGAGCGCCGGGCGCGCAGATCGCTCGCGTAGGCCACGGCCTGCGCGCCGGCCCGCCGCGCCTGCGCCTCGTCGGTCGCGAACGGCGCGAACGTGGCCTGGTTGACCAGGTCGGCCAGCTCCTCGATCGGCGGCGCGGCTTGCCGCAGCGCGGTGGCGCGGCGTCCCTCGGCCGCCACCTGAGCGTGCGCCGCGACCTCGGTGGCGTCCAGGTGCGGGCCGGCGGGGCGGCCGGCCAGGCGCAGCGCGTCGCTGACCTCCAGCCAGGCGCCGGCCACCCGCTGGGCCGGCGGCCCCTCCTCCAGGCGCCGGCGGCGCAGCCCGCGGCGCATGGTGAGCAGGACGGCCGCGGTACCGCCGATCAGCAGCACCAGCAGCGTGCTGAGCCCGCCGGCCACGATCGCGGCGGTGGGTCGGCCGCTGGCTCCGCCCGGCGCGGCGACCGGGCCGGCTGAGGCGCTGGCGGCGGCGGACGCGGTGGGCGCCTCGGTGGGCGGCTCGCTCGGCGGCTCGGTGGGTGGCTTGAAGTCCTCTTCCACCGGGCGAGGGTCGGTCTCGGGCTGCGGCATCGGGTCGAACGCGACCCAGCCAACCCCCTCGAAGAGCACCTCCGGCCACGCCAGCGCGTCGGCGCCGCGCACCGGGCCGCTGCCGGTGGCGGACTGGAAGCCGACCACGACCCGGGTCGGCAGCCCCATCAGCCGGCCGAGCACCGCGTAAGCCGCGGCGAACTGCTCCGACGTGCCCTCCTGCCCGCCACCGCCGCGCGGGCCGAAGAGGAAGAAGCCCAGGTTGGGGAAGGCGTGGCCGCTGGGGGCGTCGGCGACGACCCGGTAGTGGGTGGCGAGGAACTCCTCGATCGCGACCGCGCGCTGGTAAGGCGCGCCGTTTTCGTCGGCGATCTGGTCGGCCAGGCGCTGGATCTGCTCCGGCACGCCGTCGCCGAGCCGCAGCACGCGCGCCACCGCCGGGCCGGAGGGCACGTCGGCCGCGGACAGCAGGCCGAGGTCGGGCCGCTCGCGGGTGGAGGTGGCCGTGTACCGCAGGCCGGACTGCAGGCCCTCTGGGCGGATGAGGGTGCCGCTGCCCGGGTCGTACGCGACGCGGGCGCCGTCGACCGCGGTCGGGGTGGCCGCGGTGGGCAGCAGCCGCCCGGTGAGGTCGGAGATCGTGATCTCCTGCCGCACGGTGTCCACTGTGGAGTCCGGCGCGACGGCGGGGGAGGGCAGCACCCGGCCGGCCGTGCGGTACGTGGCGCCGACCCGC
It encodes:
- a CDS encoding response regulator, encoding MTNEPDHPYHVLLVDDDEADIALIRQAFAEHHAPVRLHVTHDGVEALAFLRREADHSEAPRPDLILLDLNMPRMNGRQVLAAVKSDQALATIPVVILTTSEQPSDISASYAGRANAYVTKPIDLVDLDAAIARIYDFYGELSARPKRD
- a CDS encoding AAA family ATPase; protein product: MPAYILTGTPGSGKTAILRQLELDGHAVVEEAATDVIALWRALGRAEPWREHDFVDQVAALQRRRFAAAAAGGVTFFDRSPVCTLALCRHLGLPPSRLLREEVARAEGEYERTVLFVRNQGFVERTAARRLSFADSLTFERVHEHTYRELGYTLVEVPAGPLAERVATVRRSLTI
- a CDS encoding DUF3159 domain-containing protein yields the protein MRDESLADLLGGRRGAVDATAPPLAFAAGWLAGGQSLWGGVIAALVAGAAVAVWRLSRGAKPGAALVGLLAVCVAALIAVRTGRAADFFLLQLVSNAASALVWAVSIVLRWPLLGVIVGAVLRQRTRWRRDPDLLRAYGRASWIWVLQYALRLAVFLPLYAADQVAALGVARAALTWPLVAACLAVSWWVIRRTLPADHPGLRHPVTPDPPTLPAQSAATSEPAQTEAR
- a CDS encoding cold-shock protein, translated to MATGTVKWFNADKGFGFITQDGNGPDVFAHYSAISADGYRSLEENQRVEFEIQQGQKGPQAANIRLI
- a CDS encoding MerR family transcriptional regulator yields the protein MFGIGDFAALGRVSVRMLRHYDAIGLLRAARTDPATGYRFYEADQLRRLNRIIAMKDLGLTLGQVADVLDDKVTVEQLHGMLRLRRAQLEAQLASDAARLAGVEARLRMIEQEGHMSTEDVVLKQVAPARVAELSALAASYEGEDIGPVIVPLYEQMWQRLGAAGIRPSGAPVAYYVAEPDGQAVTVHAGVEVAPGTRADDTIDVVDLPGIDSAATIVHRGPMEEAFRSMEILARWIDDNGYQPVGFAREVCLHFDPESPANWVHEFQLEVAKPDPAAVTPR
- a CDS encoding class I SAM-dependent methyltransferase translates to MDAPGFTSLDQLRLAHAPLVPEVRLFLAEDAIILWARLEATAGRPLRAPYWASAWAGGQALARYILDNPASVAGRTVLDIASGSGLVAIAAALAGAKAVTANDIDPYAIAAIAANARINGVTISPAPGDMLDGDGDGAEVVLAGDALYDGPIAQRVVPFLTRAVERGAHVLLGDPDRRHLPESQLRRVATYHTPVAGPPEDAQIRRADVFAVQATTAEQA